One Streptomyces sp. ML-6 genomic region harbors:
- the gcl gene encoding glyoxylate carboligase, whose product MTAARAAVEILKREGVSNAFGVPGAAINPFYAALKASGGVHHTLARHVEGASHMAEGYTRARPGNIGVCIGTSGPAGTDMITGLYSAVADSIPILCITGQAPTAVLHKEDFQAVDIASIAAPVTKAATTVLEAAQVPGVFQRAFHLMRTGRPGPVLIDLPIDVQLTEIEFDPELYEPLPVHAPAATRKQIERALELLDASERPLIVAGGGVINADASGLLVEFAELTGVPVVPTLMGWGAVPDDHELNAGMVGLQTSHRYGNANFLESDFVLGIGNRWANRHTGRLDVYTRGRTFVHVDIEPTQIGRIFAPELGIVSDAGAALRLFIEVARELKAAGRLKDRSQWAAATQERRATLQRRTHFDDVPLKPQRVYEEMNRAFGPETRYVTTIGLSQIAGAQMLHVHRPRHWINCGQAGPLGWTIPAALGVATADPEGSVVALSGDYDFQFMLEELAVGAQHRIPYVHVLVNNSYLGLIRQAQRTFDIDFQVNLEFENLNSPELGVYGVDHVKVVEGLGCKAIRVTEPDRLLPAFEEAKKLAAEFRVPVVVEAILERVTNIAMSGTDIASVNEFEELATEPSHAPTAIRPLTVS is encoded by the coding sequence ATGACCGCTGCCCGAGCGGCAGTTGAGATCCTCAAGCGTGAAGGCGTCAGCAATGCGTTCGGCGTGCCGGGCGCGGCGATCAACCCCTTCTACGCGGCCCTCAAGGCCTCCGGCGGGGTTCACCACACGCTCGCCCGGCACGTCGAGGGCGCCTCCCACATGGCGGAGGGGTACACCCGGGCCCGGCCGGGCAACATCGGCGTCTGCATCGGCACGTCGGGGCCGGCCGGCACCGACATGATCACCGGCCTCTACTCGGCCGTCGCCGACTCGATCCCGATCCTCTGCATCACCGGCCAGGCCCCCACCGCCGTGCTCCACAAGGAGGACTTCCAGGCGGTCGACATCGCCTCGATCGCGGCGCCCGTCACCAAGGCCGCGACCACCGTCCTGGAGGCCGCCCAGGTGCCCGGCGTCTTCCAGCGGGCCTTCCACCTCATGCGCACCGGCCGGCCCGGCCCCGTCCTCATCGACCTGCCCATCGACGTCCAGCTCACCGAGATCGAGTTCGATCCCGAGCTGTACGAGCCGCTGCCGGTGCACGCCCCCGCCGCGACCCGCAAGCAGATCGAACGCGCGCTGGAGCTGCTCGACGCCTCCGAGCGCCCGCTGATCGTCGCGGGCGGCGGCGTCATCAACGCCGACGCGTCCGGACTCCTGGTGGAATTCGCCGAGCTGACGGGCGTTCCGGTCGTCCCCACCCTGATGGGCTGGGGCGCCGTCCCCGACGACCACGAGCTGAACGCGGGCATGGTCGGCCTGCAGACCTCGCACCGCTACGGCAACGCCAACTTCCTGGAGTCCGACTTCGTCCTCGGCATCGGCAACCGCTGGGCCAACCGCCACACCGGCAGGCTGGACGTCTACACCCGGGGCCGCACCTTCGTCCACGTGGACATCGAGCCCACCCAGATCGGCAGGATCTTCGCCCCCGAACTCGGCATCGTCTCCGACGCCGGGGCGGCGCTGAGGCTGTTCATCGAGGTGGCGCGCGAGCTGAAGGCGGCCGGACGGCTCAAGGACCGCTCGCAGTGGGCCGCCGCCACCCAGGAGCGCCGGGCCACGCTGCAGCGCCGCACGCACTTCGACGACGTGCCGCTGAAACCGCAGCGGGTGTACGAGGAGATGAACCGGGCGTTCGGACCCGAGACCCGGTACGTCACCACGATCGGCCTCTCCCAGATCGCCGGCGCCCAGATGCTGCACGTCCACCGGCCGCGCCACTGGATCAACTGCGGCCAGGCCGGGCCGCTCGGCTGGACCATCCCGGCCGCGCTCGGCGTCGCCACGGCCGACCCGGAGGGCTCCGTCGTCGCGCTCTCGGGCGACTACGACTTCCAGTTCATGCTGGAGGAGCTGGCCGTCGGCGCGCAGCACCGCATCCCGTACGTCCACGTCCTGGTGAACAACTCCTACCTGGGGCTGATCCGCCAGGCGCAGCGCACCTTCGACATCGACTTCCAGGTCAACCTGGAGTTCGAGAACCTCAACTCGCCGGAGCTCGGCGTGTACGGCGTCGACCACGTCAAGGTCGTCGAGGGGCTGGGCTGCAAGGCGATCCGCGTCACCGAGCCGGACCGGCTGCTGCCCGCCTTCGAGGAGGCGAAGAAGCTGGCCGCCGAGTTCCGGGTCCCGGTGGTGGTCGAGGCGATCCTGGAACGCGTGACGAACATCGCGATGAGCGGTACGGACATCGCGTCGGTCAACGAGTTCGAGGAGCTCGCCACGGAGCCGTCCCACGCACCGACCGCGATCCGCCCGCTCACGGTGTCCTGA
- a CDS encoding GNAT family N-acetyltransferase produces the protein MRIRTARRSDLPLLQDIERAAGEPFRTLGMTSVADDDPPPLDLLDEYRRAGRAWVAVDPDDHPVGYLIADPVDGAAHIEQVSVHPSAARRGLGAALIAHLDGWAADRRLDALTLTTFSHVPWNAPYYARLGFRTLGEAELTDGLRKIRAEEAEHGLDRWPRVCMRREIPRTAQP, from the coding sequence ATGCGCATCCGTACCGCCCGCCGCTCCGATCTCCCGCTGCTCCAGGACATCGAGCGCGCCGCCGGCGAGCCGTTCCGCACGCTCGGCATGACCTCCGTCGCGGACGACGACCCGCCACCCCTCGACCTGCTGGACGAATACCGCCGGGCCGGCCGGGCCTGGGTGGCGGTGGACCCCGACGACCACCCGGTCGGCTATCTGATCGCCGACCCGGTCGACGGGGCGGCCCACATCGAGCAGGTCTCCGTGCATCCGTCCGCCGCGCGGCGCGGCCTGGGCGCCGCCCTCATCGCCCATCTCGACGGGTGGGCGGCCGACCGGCGGCTGGACGCGCTCACCCTGACGACCTTCTCGCACGTGCCGTGGAATGCGCCGTATTACGCCCGGCTCGGATTCCGCACGCTCGGCGAAGCGGAACTCACCGACGGGCTGCGGAAGATCAGGGCGGAGGAGGCCGAACACGGCCTGGACCGCTGGCCACGGGTCTGCATGCGGCGCGAAATCCCGCGCACCGCACAGCCGTAG
- a CDS encoding lactonase family protein: MNHATSRRTVLGALIGGAALSMAPAPAGPPAPAPDPARAAARPRTTPRLLLGTYTSAQGGGTGIGTASYDPRTGAITAGPAITGVADPSYLALHPSGGTVYAVDEQDRGRVTAVALSPDGAHRVLGARDTGGAGPTHLSVPPTGRWLLTANYTSGSVAVHPVRADGSLGERTDLVAHDTPPPGPGQNGPHAHQIITTPDGGHVLAVDLGNDTVYTYRLDEERGTLARVSHASLRPGAGPRHLAFHPGGRFAYLACELDDTAVVCGYDPATGALSPGAPQSTGTGAGTSYPAQFLVTADGRFAYLANRGHNSLTRYAVEDDGAVLRLLDTVPVGGDFPRHTALSPDGRLLFAANQRSSTVTVFRVDARTGGLTRTGGAFPAPVAVCVLPYGGGAPGRG; the protein is encoded by the coding sequence ATGAACCACGCCACCAGCCGCCGCACCGTCCTCGGAGCGCTGATCGGCGGCGCCGCCCTCTCGATGGCCCCCGCCCCGGCCGGCCCCCCGGCGCCCGCACCCGACCCGGCGCGCGCCGCCGCCCGCCCGCGCACCACCCCGCGCCTGCTGCTCGGCACGTACACCTCCGCCCAGGGCGGCGGCACGGGCATCGGGACCGCGAGCTACGACCCCCGCACCGGGGCGATCACCGCCGGCCCCGCGATCACCGGCGTGGCCGACCCCTCCTACCTGGCCCTGCACCCCTCGGGCGGCACCGTCTACGCGGTCGACGAGCAGGACCGGGGTCGGGTGACGGCCGTGGCCCTCTCGCCCGACGGCGCCCACCGGGTGCTGGGCGCGCGCGACACGGGCGGGGCGGGGCCCACCCACCTCTCCGTCCCTCCCACCGGCAGGTGGCTGCTCACCGCGAACTACACCTCGGGCAGCGTCGCGGTCCACCCCGTCCGGGCCGACGGCTCGCTGGGGGAGCGCACGGACCTGGTCGCCCACGACACGCCGCCGCCCGGCCCCGGCCAGAACGGGCCGCACGCCCACCAGATCATCACCACCCCCGACGGCGGCCACGTCCTCGCCGTGGACCTCGGCAACGACACCGTGTACACCTACCGGCTGGACGAGGAACGCGGCACGCTCGCCCGGGTCTCCCACGCCTCGCTGCGCCCCGGGGCCGGGCCCCGGCACCTCGCTTTCCACCCCGGGGGCCGCTTCGCCTACCTGGCCTGCGAACTCGACGACACCGCCGTCGTCTGCGGCTACGACCCGGCCACCGGCGCCCTGTCCCCGGGCGCCCCGCAGTCCACCGGGACCGGCGCCGGCACCAGTTACCCCGCGCAGTTCCTGGTCACCGCCGACGGCCGGTTCGCCTACCTCGCCAACCGGGGGCACAACAGCCTGACGCGCTACGCGGTCGAGGACGACGGAGCCGTGCTGCGGCTGCTCGACACGGTGCCGGTCGGCGGCGACTTCCCCCGGCACACCGCCCTCTCGCCCGACGGGCGGCTGCTCTTCGCGGCCAACCAGAGGTCGAGCACCGTCACGGTCTTCCGGGTCGACGCCCGCACCGGCGGCCTGACCCGCACCGGAGGCGCCTTCCCGGCCCCGGTCGCCGTGTGCGTCCTGCCGTACGGGGGCGGCGCCCCGGGCCGGGGCTGA
- a CDS encoding catalase, whose amino-acid sequence MTQRVLTTESGAPVADNQNSATAGVGGPILLQDQHLLEKLARFNRERIPERVVHARGSGAYGYFEVTDDVTAFTRADFLSEVGRRTETFIRFSTVADSLGGADAVRDPRGFALKFYTDEGNYDLVGNNTPVFFIKDPIKFPDFIHSQKRDPFTGRQEPDNVWDFWAHAPEATHQVTWLMGDRGIPASYRHMNGYGSHTYQWTNTEGEAFFVKYHFKTNQGVRSLSSEQAAELVGKDANSHQTDLLQAIERGVHPSWTLYVQVMPAAEAAGYRFNPFDLTKVWPHADYPLQRVGRLVLDRNPDNVFAEVEQAAFSPNNFVPGIGPSPDKMLQGRLFAYADAHRYRLGVNHTQLPVNAPRTAVVDNYGRDGLHATRNGSRHDKNYEPNSYAGPVQTDAALSAPLAIHGWTGTHAAPAHTKDDDFFQAGELYRLMSEDEKGRLVANIAGGLSRVTRDDVIEKNLAHFHAADADYGRRVEEAVRALRED is encoded by the coding sequence ATGACGCAGCGTGTGCTTACGACCGAGTCAGGCGCCCCGGTCGCCGACAACCAGAACTCCGCCACCGCAGGCGTCGGTGGCCCGATCCTCCTCCAGGACCAGCACCTGCTGGAGAAGCTGGCCCGCTTCAACCGGGAGCGCATCCCGGAGCGCGTGGTCCACGCCCGCGGCTCCGGCGCGTACGGCTACTTCGAGGTGACCGACGACGTCACCGCCTTCACCCGGGCCGACTTCCTCTCCGAGGTCGGCAGGCGCACCGAGACGTTCATCCGCTTCTCGACCGTGGCCGACTCGCTGGGCGGCGCGGACGCGGTGCGCGACCCGCGCGGCTTCGCCCTCAAGTTCTACACGGACGAGGGCAATTACGACCTGGTCGGCAACAACACCCCGGTGTTCTTCATCAAGGACCCGATCAAGTTCCCCGACTTCATCCACTCGCAGAAGCGCGATCCGTTCACGGGTCGTCAGGAGCCGGACAACGTCTGGGACTTCTGGGCCCACGCCCCCGAGGCGACGCACCAGGTCACCTGGCTGATGGGCGACCGCGGCATCCCCGCCTCGTACCGCCACATGAACGGTTACGGCTCGCACACCTACCAGTGGACGAACACCGAGGGCGAGGCCTTCTTCGTCAAGTACCACTTCAAGACGAACCAGGGTGTGCGCTCCCTCTCCAGCGAGCAGGCCGCCGAACTGGTGGGCAAGGACGCCAACTCGCACCAGACCGACCTGCTGCAGGCCATCGAGCGCGGGGTGCACCCGTCCTGGACGCTGTACGTGCAGGTCATGCCGGCCGCCGAGGCCGCGGGCTACCGCTTCAACCCGTTCGACCTGACCAAGGTGTGGCCGCACGCCGACTACCCGCTCCAGCGGGTGGGCCGGCTGGTGCTGGACCGCAACCCGGACAACGTCTTCGCCGAGGTCGAGCAGGCCGCGTTCTCCCCCAACAACTTCGTGCCCGGCATCGGCCCCTCCCCGGACAAGATGCTCCAGGGCCGGCTGTTCGCCTACGCGGACGCGCACCGCTACCGGCTCGGCGTCAACCACACCCAGCTCCCGGTGAACGCGCCGCGCACCGCCGTCGTCGACAACTACGGCCGCGACGGCCTGCACGCCACCCGCAACGGCTCGCGCCACGACAAGAACTACGAGCCCAACTCGTACGCGGGCCCCGTCCAGACCGACGCGGCGCTCTCCGCCCCGCTCGCGATCCACGGCTGGACCGGCACCCACGCGGCGCCCGCCCACACCAAGGACGACGACTTCTTCCAGGCGGGCGAGCTGTACCGGCTCATGTCCGAGGACGAGAAGGGCCGCCTGGTCGCCAACATCGCGGGCGGGCTCTCCCGGGTGACCCGCGACGACGTGATCGAGAAGAACCTCGCCCACTTCCACGCCGCCGACGCCGACTACGGCAGGCGCGTGGAGGAGGCGGTCCGCGCCCTGCGCGAGGACTGA
- a CDS encoding AMP-binding protein, translating into MSELSYAHGAATTPLLGDTIGRNLDRAVEAFGEREALVDVPSGRRWTYAEFGAAVDELARALMASGVAKGDRVGIWAVNCPEWVLVQYATARIGAVMVNINPAYRAHELEYVLNQAGISLLVASLSHRTSDYRALVGQVRVDCPALRAVHYIGDPSWDELLAGAGAVTPGQLAAREAELSCDDPINIQYTSGTTGFPKGATLSHHNILNNGYFVGELIAYTEQDRICLPVPFYHCFGMVMGNLGATSHGACIVIPAPAFEAAAVLAAVQQERCTSLYGVPTMFIAELNLPDFGSYDLSSLRTGIMAGSTCPVEVMKRVVAEMHMEEVSICYGMTETSPVSTQTRRDDDLERRTGTTGRVMPHIEVKVVDPVTGVTLERGRAGELCTRGYSVMLGYWEQPERTAEAIDAGRWMHTGDLAVMREDGYVQIVGRIKDMIIRGGENIYPREIEEFLHRHPKIADVQVVGIPDETYGEEVLACVIPKDPADPPTLDEVTDYCREQLAHYKIPRRLQILETFPMTVSGKVRKIELREGYGR; encoded by the coding sequence ATGAGTGAGCTCTCCTACGCGCACGGCGCCGCCACCACACCGCTGCTCGGCGACACCATAGGACGCAACCTCGACCGGGCGGTCGAGGCGTTCGGCGAGCGCGAGGCGCTGGTGGACGTCCCCTCGGGACGGCGCTGGACGTACGCCGAGTTCGGCGCCGCGGTCGACGAACTGGCCCGCGCGCTCATGGCGTCGGGCGTGGCCAAGGGGGACCGGGTCGGGATCTGGGCGGTCAACTGCCCGGAGTGGGTGCTCGTGCAGTACGCCACCGCCCGCATCGGCGCCGTCATGGTCAACATCAACCCCGCGTACCGGGCGCACGAGCTGGAGTACGTACTGAACCAGGCCGGGATCTCGCTCCTGGTCGCCTCGCTCTCGCACCGCACCAGCGACTACCGGGCCCTGGTCGGCCAGGTCCGCGTCGACTGCCCCGCGCTGCGCGCCGTGCACTACATCGGCGACCCGAGCTGGGACGAACTGCTGGCCGGCGCCGGGGCCGTGACACCGGGACAGCTCGCCGCGCGCGAGGCCGAACTGTCCTGCGACGACCCGATCAACATCCAGTACACCTCGGGCACGACCGGCTTCCCCAAGGGGGCCACGCTCTCCCACCACAACATCCTCAACAACGGTTATTTCGTCGGGGAGTTGATTGCCTACACCGAGCAGGACCGGATCTGCCTGCCGGTGCCCTTCTACCACTGCTTCGGCATGGTCATGGGCAACCTCGGCGCCACCTCGCACGGCGCCTGCATCGTGATCCCGGCCCCCGCCTTCGAGGCCGCCGCCGTCCTCGCCGCCGTGCAGCAGGAGCGCTGCACCTCGCTCTACGGCGTCCCCACCATGTTCATCGCGGAGCTGAACCTCCCCGACTTCGGCTCGTACGACCTCTCCTCGCTGCGCACCGGCATCATGGCCGGATCGACCTGCCCGGTCGAGGTGATGAAGCGGGTCGTCGCCGAGATGCACATGGAGGAGGTGTCCATCTGCTACGGCATGACGGAGACCTCGCCGGTCTCCACCCAGACCCGCCGCGACGACGACCTGGAACGCCGCACCGGGACCACCGGCCGTGTCATGCCGCACATCGAGGTCAAGGTCGTCGACCCGGTGACCGGGGTGACCCTGGAGCGCGGGCGGGCGGGCGAACTCTGCACCCGCGGCTACAGCGTGATGCTCGGTTACTGGGAACAGCCCGAACGCACCGCCGAGGCGATCGACGCGGGCCGCTGGATGCACACCGGCGACCTCGCGGTGATGCGGGAGGACGGCTACGTACAGATCGTCGGCCGGATCAAGGACATGATCATCCGGGGCGGCGAGAACATCTATCCGCGGGAGATCGAGGAATTCCTGCACCGCCACCCGAAGATCGCGGACGTGCAGGTGGTGGGGATTCCCGACGAAACCTACGGCGAGGAGGTCCTGGCCTGCGTCATCCCGAAGGACCCGGCGGACCCGCCGACGCTGGACGAGGTGACGGACTACTGCCGCGAGCAGCTGGCCCACTACAAGATCCCGCGGCGGCTGCAGATCCTGGAGACCTTCCCGATGACGGTCAGCGGGAAGGTCCGGAAGATCGAACTGCGGGAGGGCTACGGCCGGTAG
- a CDS encoding AMP-binding protein: MSATSATETFRAARDFLLRHREDYLAAYEGFSWPRSDHFNWALDWFDVIAENNDRTALHIVEEDGGRTEVSFARMSARSNRAANWLRARGVRAGDRILVMLGNQVELWETALAAMKLRAVVIPATPLLGPVDLRDRVERGRVRHVLVRDADTAKFDEVPGDYTRISVGAEVPGWLSYTGADEQPETFEADRETDADEPLMLYFTSGTTASPKLVEHTHVSYPVGHLATMYWIGLKPGDVHLNISSPGWAKHAWSNLFAPWSAEATVFIFNYTRFDAGRLMAEMDRSGVTSFCAPPTVWRMLIQADLSQLKTPPREVVAAGEPLNPEVIETVRRVWGVTIRDGFGQTETAVQVANTPGQLLKAGSMGRPSPGFRVELLDPVTGEPGALEGEISLDLSDRPVGLMTGYHGDPDRTAEAMAGGYYRTGDIGSRDEDGYITYVGRADDVFKASDYKISPFELESALLEHEAVAEAAVVPAPDPVRLAVPKAYVVLAEGWEPGPDTAKLLFEHSRSVLAPYKRIRRLEFAELPKTVSGKIRRIELRERTARGTGTGTEYDEGNLR, from the coding sequence ATGTCGGCAACCAGTGCGACGGAGACGTTCCGGGCCGCCCGGGACTTTCTGCTGCGGCATCGCGAGGACTACCTCGCCGCCTACGAGGGCTTCAGCTGGCCCCGCAGCGATCACTTCAACTGGGCGCTCGACTGGTTCGACGTCATCGCCGAGAACAACGACCGCACCGCCCTGCACATCGTGGAGGAGGACGGCGGCCGCACCGAGGTGTCCTTCGCCCGGATGTCCGCCCGCTCCAACCGGGCCGCGAACTGGCTGCGCGCCCGGGGCGTACGGGCCGGGGACCGCATCCTCGTGATGCTCGGCAACCAGGTCGAACTGTGGGAGACCGCCCTCGCCGCGATGAAGCTGCGCGCCGTCGTCATCCCCGCCACCCCGCTGCTGGGCCCGGTCGACCTGCGCGACCGGGTGGAGCGCGGCCGGGTCCGGCACGTCCTGGTGCGGGACGCCGACACCGCCAAGTTCGACGAGGTGCCCGGCGACTACACCCGGATCTCCGTCGGCGCGGAGGTGCCCGGCTGGCTGTCGTACACCGGCGCCGACGAGCAGCCGGAGACCTTCGAGGCGGACCGGGAGACCGACGCCGACGAACCGCTGATGCTCTACTTCACCTCCGGCACGACCGCCAGCCCCAAGCTCGTCGAGCACACCCACGTCTCCTACCCCGTGGGCCACCTGGCGACGATGTACTGGATCGGCCTCAAGCCCGGGGACGTCCACCTCAACATCTCCTCACCGGGCTGGGCCAAGCACGCCTGGTCCAACCTCTTCGCGCCCTGGAGCGCCGAGGCGACCGTCTTCATCTTCAACTACACCCGCTTCGACGCCGGCCGGCTGATGGCCGAGATGGACCGCTCGGGCGTCACCAGCTTCTGCGCCCCGCCCACCGTCTGGCGGATGCTGATCCAGGCCGACCTCTCCCAGCTGAAGACCCCGCCGCGGGAGGTCGTCGCGGCCGGCGAACCGCTGAACCCGGAGGTCATCGAGACGGTCCGGCGGGTCTGGGGCGTCACCATCCGGGACGGCTTCGGCCAGACCGAGACCGCCGTGCAGGTCGCCAACACCCCCGGCCAGCTCCTCAAGGCCGGCTCGATGGGACGGCCCAGCCCCGGCTTCAGGGTCGAGCTCCTGGACCCGGTCACCGGTGAGCCCGGCGCACTGGAGGGCGAGATCTCCCTCGACCTGTCGGACCGCCCGGTGGGCCTGATGACCGGCTACCACGGCGACCCGGACCGGACCGCCGAGGCCATGGCCGGCGGCTACTACCGCACCGGCGACATCGGCTCCCGCGACGAGGACGGCTACATCACCTACGTCGGCCGCGCCGACGACGTCTTCAAGGCCTCCGACTACAAGATCTCGCCGTTCGAGCTGGAGAGCGCGCTGCTGGAGCACGAGGCGGTCGCCGAGGCCGCGGTGGTCCCCGCCCCCGACCCGGTCCGGCTCGCCGTCCCGAAGGCGTACGTCGTCCTGGCCGAGGGCTGGGAGCCCGGCCCCGACACCGCGAAGCTGCTGTTCGAGCACTCCCGGTCGGTCCTCGCCCCGTACAAGCGGATCCGCAGGCTGGAGTTCGCCGAGCTGCCCAAGACCGTCTCCGGCAAGATCCGCCGCATCGAACTGCGCGAGCGCACGGCCCGCGGCACCGGCACCGGAACCGAGTACGACGAGGGGAACCTGCGATGA
- a CDS encoding 2-hydroxy-3-oxopropionate reductase, with protein sequence MSSNLPKVAWIGLGIMGSPMSENLIRAGYDVTGYTLERAKVDRLVAAGGTGAGSIAEAVRDADVVITMVPASPQVEAVAYGPDGILENARPGTLLIDMSSITPQTSVDLAKNAKDKGIRVLDAPVSGGEAGAVEAVLSIMVGGEQADFDRAGPILRALGRTIVLCGPHGSGQTVKAANQLIVAVNIQACAEAVVFLEKSGVDLTAALDVLNGGLAGSTVLTRKKDNFLKRDFAPGFRIDLHHKDMGIVTDAARNVGAALPVGAVVAQLVASLRAQGDGGLDHSALLRAVERLSGQPVEA encoded by the coding sequence ATGAGCAGCAATCTCCCCAAGGTCGCGTGGATCGGGCTCGGCATCATGGGCTCCCCCATGTCCGAGAACCTGATCAGGGCCGGGTACGACGTCACCGGGTACACCCTGGAGCGGGCGAAGGTCGACCGGCTGGTCGCGGCCGGCGGCACCGGCGCGGGTTCCATCGCCGAGGCGGTCCGGGATGCCGATGTCGTCATCACGATGGTGCCCGCCTCCCCGCAGGTCGAGGCCGTCGCCTACGGCCCCGACGGCATCCTGGAGAACGCGCGGCCCGGCACCCTGCTGATCGACATGTCGTCGATCACGCCGCAGACCTCCGTGGACCTCGCGAAGAACGCGAAGGACAAGGGCATCCGGGTCCTCGACGCCCCGGTCTCCGGCGGCGAGGCCGGCGCGGTCGAGGCGGTGCTGTCGATCATGGTCGGCGGCGAACAGGCCGACTTCGACCGGGCCGGACCGATCCTCCGGGCGCTCGGCAGAACCATCGTGCTGTGCGGTCCGCACGGCTCGGGCCAGACGGTGAAGGCCGCCAACCAGCTGATCGTCGCGGTCAACATCCAGGCGTGCGCCGAGGCCGTGGTCTTCCTGGAGAAGTCCGGGGTGGACCTCACCGCCGCGCTGGACGTCCTCAACGGCGGCCTGGCCGGATCGACCGTCCTGACCCGAAAGAAGGACAACTTCCTCAAGCGGGACTTCGCGCCGGGCTTCCGGATCGACCTGCACCACAAGGACATGGGCATCGTCACGGACGCCGCCCGCAACGTCGGCGCCGCACTGCCCGTCGGCGCCGTGGTCGCCCAGCTCGTCGCCTCGCTGCGCGCGCAGGGCGACGGCGGCCTGGACCACTCGGCGCTGCTGCGCGCGGTCGAGCGCCTGTCGGGGCAGCCCGTCGAGGCCTGA
- a CDS encoding TIM barrel protein yields MGYPDQRFDVNLSILFTELPLLERPAAAAAAGFTAVELWWPWAETPTPPQAELDALKKALDDAGTQLVGLNFYAGRLPGPDRGALSVPGTESERFRANIEVAAGFAASVGCRALNALYGNRVDGMDPAAQDELALENLVLAARAADRIGAVLLIETLNAPESPHYPLVSAPAGIEVVDRVNAATGLGNAKFLLDLYHLSMNGEDLGRAIARYAGKTGHVQIADNPGRGAPGTGSLPLEQLLDQLTKAGYDGWVGLEYKPGDRRGAEAFEWLPATARAAR; encoded by the coding sequence ATGGGCTACCCGGACCAGCGCTTCGATGTGAACCTTTCGATCCTCTTCACCGAGCTCCCCCTCCTGGAGCGCCCTGCGGCCGCCGCCGCGGCCGGCTTCACCGCGGTGGAGCTGTGGTGGCCCTGGGCCGAGACCCCCACTCCGCCGCAGGCCGAGCTCGACGCCCTCAAGAAGGCGCTCGACGACGCCGGCACGCAGCTGGTGGGGCTGAACTTCTACGCCGGCCGGCTGCCCGGCCCCGACCGCGGGGCGCTCTCCGTGCCCGGCACCGAGTCGGAGCGCTTCCGCGCCAACATCGAGGTGGCGGCCGGCTTCGCCGCCTCGGTCGGCTGCAGGGCGCTCAACGCGCTCTACGGCAACCGGGTGGACGGCATGGACCCGGCCGCGCAGGACGAACTCGCCCTGGAGAACCTGGTACTCGCCGCCCGCGCGGCCGACCGGATCGGGGCGGTGCTCCTGATCGAGACCCTCAACGCACCGGAGTCCCCGCACTACCCCCTGGTGAGCGCACCGGCCGGGATCGAGGTCGTCGACCGGGTCAACGCGGCGACCGGCCTCGGCAACGCGAAGTTCCTCCTCGACCTGTACCACCTGTCGATGAACGGCGAGGACCTCGGCCGGGCCATCGCGCGGTACGCCGGGAAGACCGGTCACGTCCAGATCGCCGACAACCCGGGGCGCGGCGCGCCCGGCACCGGCTCCCTCCCGCTGGAGCAGCTCCTCGATCAGCTGACGAAGGCCGGTTACGACGGCTGGGTCGGCCTGGAGTACAAGCCGGGCGACCGGAGGGGCGCCGAGGCCTTCGAGTGGCTCCCGGCCACCGCGCGGGCCGCCCGCTGA
- a CDS encoding helix-turn-helix transcriptional regulator, with translation MPESVDAVEMQAALLRLRRTSGLPVAFGGLLADARHARIAELNGAQTAALRGLVISAGSGLGGKAIALSRPCAVTDYPSSRHISHEYDLAVAAEGLRSVVAVPVVVRRRVRGVLYGALREPITLGDRTFDAAVAAARDVEQALVVRDEVQQLLATTREQVTDPRAAPEAWEDVREAHRELRSLVPKVVDPALRDELLAVCGRLASAAGSRRTEPGGVRLAPREVDVLACVASGATNAAAAKRLGLRPETVKGYLRAAMRKLGAHTRLEAVVAARRAGLLP, from the coding sequence GTGCCGGAATCCGTCGATGCGGTCGAGATGCAAGCCGCGCTGCTGCGGCTGCGCCGGACCAGCGGACTGCCCGTGGCCTTCGGCGGACTGCTCGCCGATGCCCGCCATGCCCGCATCGCCGAGCTGAACGGGGCGCAGACCGCCGCCCTGCGCGGTCTCGTCATCTCGGCGGGCAGCGGGCTGGGCGGCAAGGCGATCGCCCTGTCCCGGCCGTGCGCGGTGACCGACTACCCCTCCTCGCGCCACATCAGCCATGAGTACGACCTGGCCGTCGCGGCGGAGGGCCTGCGCTCGGTGGTCGCGGTGCCCGTCGTCGTGCGGCGCAGGGTGCGCGGGGTGCTGTACGGGGCGCTGCGCGAGCCGATCACGCTCGGGGACCGCACGTTCGACGCGGCGGTGGCCGCCGCCCGGGACGTGGAGCAGGCCCTGGTCGTGCGGGACGAGGTGCAGCAGCTGCTGGCCACGACCCGGGAGCAGGTGACGGACCCGAGGGCGGCCCCGGAGGCGTGGGAGGACGTCCGCGAGGCGCACCGCGAGCTGCGTTCCCTGGTCCCGAAGGTCGTCGACCCGGCCCTGCGCGACGAGCTGCTGGCGGTGTGCGGGCGGCTCGCGTCGGCGGCGGGTTCCCGCAGGACGGAGCCCGGCGGGGTGCGGCTGGCGCCGCGCGAGGTGGACGTGCTGGCCTGCGTGGCGTCGGGGGCGACGAACGCGGCGGCGGCGAAGCGGCTCGGGCTGCGGCCGGAGACGGTCAAGGGGTACCTGCGTGCGGCGATGCGCAAGCTGGGGGCGCACACCCGGCTGGAGGCGGTGGTGGCGGCCCGGCGCGCGGGACTGCTGCCGTAG